GAGAACGAAGTGGGAGAGAGAGAAGCAGGTACAGTCGTCCGGAGGCACCCGACCGAAGGCGTATACTAGCTTCCTGAAAAACTTCCATAACGCTCCTTTTTTCCTTGCATTAGGTTTAAACTAGACAGTTCTTttcgcaaaaataaataaataagaaatgagCCCAATATTGCTCTTTCTTATAGACCTGTGGGATGTATTTATGAGGGCCACTACATCTTGTTTCTTCTTCCAGCCCACTGACGACACATTACCGCGGTGAGCAGTATTGCGTTAGTGCTGTTTTTTTGGAGTCGATCGTAGTTTCCCGTGCAGAAAAATGAAATGAGTAGGGATATATTATTAATTGTAATAATATAACAACAATATTCCATCAGTACACATTGATGGAAGAGACGAGACTAAAGAACAAAAAGGCTTCACGTATACGCTTGCCACttttgactgactgattgattggttcatgcatgcatgcatgcatgcatgcgtggaTGGATGAATGGAAGGATTGGTTGACTGACTAAACTACTCCCCTGTCTCCCCGCAGGCCAGTGCGCTTCCCCACCGACGCCTCCAACGACACCGCAGCATGTGGCGATGGCCGCGGCAGCTACGGGCCGCTTCCTGGGTGCCTCGACAGCGGCCACATTGGCTCACGACGCACTCAGCTCGGTGACGCAGACTGGGGGCATCGACTGCGCGGCTCAGTTACGAGGTGAGCGTTAGCTGCCACGAAACGTtagttcttgttttgttttgtttttttttttttgttttttctcgcaCAGAATGCGCGCTTTGTCCTCGTGCTCTGAAAGTCAGCAAACATCGCGACTGCACCTGAGATACGCCCACGCCATTTACCTATTCACATATGTCAATCACACTCGGGTAACAGGTTACATCACTAGGATAACACCCAGAGGGAGGTGCAGCAAACTACCTGTTCAgtccatttttttcctctctgcgATCttatctgtgttttttttttttttttttacgcgctggAACATGTCATTGTCGAAATTCTAACTAGTCCAACTTTCTTCCTTAAATGATGTCCATCTGCTTAACCTTCCGAAAGATTAACCCTATATGTGCGTAAGTAAGAATTGAGTGAGAATTAACGAAACTAGGAATTGCCGCAATGCAAccatgaataaaaataaatgcggGCTCGTAGTAACACAGAAATTTTATCACAATCCATCGTTGTAACAAAATAAAAAGAGCGATATCTCGATTGCCGGTCTTGAATATCTTAGATGCGTCTGAGAAACTTCCACGGCAGATTTCTCAGACGTCAATTCTGCGACTGTGTCACTTTATGTAATTCCAGGAACTGCGCCACACACTCTTGCAGCCCTGCATGATGGCATCTACTAAAATTGAGAGCTGTGCGGCAACGAATTAACCTTCACCCGGTTATACTGTTATCACCCCTTTAACTTGGTATACCGATTACCGATACATGAACCAGGATGTCGAAAACGTTAGAAGTAATGCAAATTGCTTAGCGTAATCTGGAAGCAGCGCCAGCGACACAGCACACACGCAGGCGTAAAACTACGCTAACTCCCCATGCACAGACATCCTCGTGGCATTTTTAAATATCGTGCATATGAATGTTCCACTAATTATGCTGCAAGCGACGCTTTTACTGTTCTCTGCTACAGCATGGGCTTCCCACGATGATTAATAACTCTCTCCCATCCCCATTTCCCTCCTTTTCGTTTATCCTCCCTTCCAAAACTGATTGACCGCAGCCGTGTAATTGAAAGAAACGTCAACAAATGTTACCCAACTTCGTCACAAtgcttaaaaaaacaaaaaaaaacaaaaaaccagCTGCTTCTGCGATTCTAGAATGGCTGGAACTTAGCTCCCCTGTGTAGGCGACTTTCCCAATTCAGATCGCTGGACAGTTCCTTCAAAAATTCGTCTAATTGCGAAAAATAAAATATGTGCAGGTCATGAAGGGGGCGCCACCAGCCGGTCTCTGGCCACGTGCAAGTACGGTGGTGGCGTAGACGCCACGGGCACGGCCGCCCAGGCGTCGGCTCACGCTGTTGCCATGACGACCGTCGACTCGTACGTCCACTTGGGGCTCAACCCAGCCGGTGGGGGACAGTACGGGCCTTGTCCCGGACCCTGGAACGCACACAGGTGAGTTATGCGAGTCGGTGTGAAATAATTTTCTTCGTGTGCTCCGCCGTATTAGAAGAAATGCAGTGCCTAAACGCAATGTCCGTTCACAAAGCCCTCAcgtgcagaaaatccggcataaTCTGCTTAAAGTCAAGTTGCTTTTTATATAAGATTCCTTATGATAGTAATAACTTTATTCGGTAGGTAGTTTGTGGTATATATCACATGGGCACATAGAAATGCACAAAGCAGAataatgaatttaaaaaaaaaacatcactggCTCAATCAAAATTTTTACACTTGTAAACGCATAAGAGAACAAATGTAGCAGTGAAAAAGTAGGAAAGAACCGTAATATGGACAAAATGACGCAGACCGATAGCCCAAGAGATAAAACGAACGTCGCTTCATGTGAGTAAGGATGAACGCTCGTGATGGTTCTTAACACTTCTTTTGTAAAAAAACAACGCGTTTCCTTTCCCTCGACAGCATTTCTCGGAAGTGTGATCTAAAAGCTGAAGCAGCTTGTGTTTTCTTTGATTAAGAATACACACAGTATTAACCGTTTAGAAGGCAAAACAATCATTTTGCGTTTCACAACGGCTGTCGGGAAATGTGATCACAAATAGACCCATCTTTTTCCCATTAGTTAGACCTACACACATTCCTTAGCTACTCTTTCCTTCTAGTGCAGAGTAACTGAAAGAACAATCACTTTGCTTAACAtctctgcctttcttttttctttctcgccagTTTCTAAGAGACACGCTAATCTTGCCCTTCATGCAGGTTTGCCGACCAGTTCGGCCAAGACCGGTTCCGGATGGGTTCCTGCTTCGGCCGCGAAGACCACCCACTGGACGGCTCTGCCGGTCCCATGGCCGCGGCGGCTGTCGACCGCTCACATCCGGCCAATTCCGGCGCCATGTCGACCAATGCGGGCGTCGTGGACCACCACCACCTGTACCGGAACCACAACTAcggcactgcagctgcagccgcgGCTGCGGCCGACTTCCGGAGGTCAGCGCCCGCCGGCTTCGTCGACGCCGACGGGTACTGTTCCACCCGTGGCGTCCTGGGAGTCCAGAACTGCCCAGTCTTCACGCACGTCGTACAGACCACGGCCCAAGACCAAGGACTGTTCGGCACAGATGGCAGGACACAGATGATGGACGCTTCGTCCGGTGCTTGCGCGTACGGGACGGCGCAGGCTCTGGCTGGACACTTCCTGTCGCCCCGATAGCGTCGTAAAAGTGTAGCGCGTGTGCTTATGTGCGCAGTCACACCGTCCACGAGTCTTCCGAACTGTGTGCAATGAATTGAGTTCATGATGAACGCTCGCGGTTCTTACGAAGTGGAGTCGACGATGCGCTGAAGTTCTGGGCGGTCTGAACAACTGAACCAGCGCGACTTTGACGGAAGTCGACTGCTGATTTTCTTCTGGGGCGCGCAGCTGTTGGAGACTTGAGTCGCGGTCGGATGCATGGTGACAAACTAGGAGCGGACCCTGGCATTAAAGAACACAGCTTGAAGGCTACCAGAGGTATTCCATTGTCTCAAATGGAGTACACGTAGTGCAACAACTATGGTGGCAAGTGAACGCCGTGAACGCCACCTGAACAATGTCGTGTAGTGTGCCTATTTGAAAATAGATGTGCAGGTCGTTGACGTGGACTTTAATATGTGCCTTGTCGCTACGTTCTATTTCAAGAAAGTTCATTACAACGTTCTGCAGTCAGCGCAAGGCCTCGGCTGTTCAAGTCCTTATGATCCATCATCGATATTTCCTGCTTCCAGACGATGAAGTTTGGCGGCTTGTAATGGGCTTCagcaatgtcgtccagataatgCAACTCGACGTAAAATGCAGTTCCTTGGGACTTCGGCAGCACAGTTCAGCATTTCAGCCATCTTCGGAAATCAAGGCAATTGTGTTGAACAATGACGGCGAGCGGGGAGATGTGTGGGGGCGTCGTGACGTGATACTGATCAATGCTTTGAGGGACAGCAATTCTTCGCTTGATGCTAGGTAGAACGCACAAATCGAGACAGCTATGCAGAACGCTCTAAACAATCTTGTGACGAAGATTTGCATTTGCTCCTGAAATGTTTGGGGGTGCTGCATGAAAGATGTGTGCCGACGAGCAGATCACCTCCTTCAAGCTACGCCTGGGTGGTAGAGACAGACCCTGCGGTTGCCTTTTACATGTGTGATGTCACGACTGTGTGTGTCTTTTATGAGTGTGACGTCAAGTAAAAGTACAGCTCTTGTTGGATCGTGGGCTAATCAAGGAAACACTGGACTCTACATCTCCTCTGGTACCCTTTTAATGAAAAGTCTATATGAGAACTCACAGCACCTGCTTACGTTCACAAGCACCGTGAGTGATGTTACATTAGTGTCACGTGCAACGCCCTGAGCCCAACTTATATGACATCTCACAGAAGGCTTCACCAGTAGTCCTTCTGCCCACGTGCGCTGCATATACTTATCGACAACCTCGTAAAAGACTATTCGCGCCTATAGTGCGCCAATAATGCTATACTGTTCTGCAGTATTCTGCGACTGCAGTATCGACTGCGAGCTTCTGCAAACTAGGAGTTTTGAGTGCCTGCCCAATGCGCAATTTCAAGTAACACTCAGTGCCTTGTTCCGCCCTTATTCTTCACTGAATTTGCATGTTCAAACAGTGTGTCAGGGCTGAGGAAGTTTTGGCCACAAGAATGACGTAGTGAACTCGTCTTCCTTCTCCTATAGATGGATATACTTTTGCGAGAATGACGTAAGACTGTATGGTGCGTCATAATGGACGCCCGAGAAACATGCTGCTGAGGGCAACAACGTGAGAATGCTGTTTGCAATCCCAGTTCCTTCGCTGGTATGGCGCGTAACGCGAGTGCTGTTGCCGGTGACGCGGGTGGTTACAGATTGTTACAGGGAACGGCCTCTACTTTTACCAAGCGTTGAACACGCTATTTCAGTATTTTCTGAAGTCCACTGAGTGACGCGAAGGCTGCTGCGCAAATAAAGTATGGCGCAACGTGACTTCCCCATCATACTGTTGTGAGAGAGATGATGTAATGAGTGATAACGCCGGAAGAATGGCACAAAGTGTCTTCGTATTCGAATGTGTactcgctgcaaaaaaaaaagtgtacatatGATGCCCAGCAACCTTAGAGATAGAATCAGACCTCACTGTACTTCCTTGTAAATTTGATATTCTAAAAAGCTTCCTGAAGAAACTGTGCATAGTCCCCGCATTGTGTTTATGCTACGTATAGCATTAGTGGTGGCGTATCTCATGAGCATACCAAATGAAACGGTCATACTGCAACATACGTGAATAGTAGGACTGTGATTGATGTATGCACGCGACGGCGACAACCCACCTTACGACCTAGACGTATGAGCACATGTGCTAGCTGGTCATGCAGTGCCAACGACTAATCGTAGCTCGTACAGTCGGAGCTGAATTCCGTGCCTTCTGAATACATGCTACCTTTCTGCACGTGACCCTCGGTAGCCTTGACTTGGTCTATGCACTGACTTCCGTTATCATACATTCAGTATCCTTGGAGTAACGGGAAAAGGGCAGTCGTGCTACGGTTGCGTAGATGTCTCGAAGCCATTTTGAGGCAGGTTAGCAGTGAAGGATGTCATCAATTGACATCAGCACAGCTCGTGTGACATGACGTGGTTCGTCAACATGCTTCCTGTTCTCGCCGCGTTGCGCTTCAGGGAAGGagtacattttttttaacgcACAAACGTATGAACAGAAGATTCCGGCAGATCGAGACTTCGAAAGACTCTGGGGTGTGCAACATGCGCTGAATGTTCTGTGAGCGACTCAGTGCAGTGCCTTTTGCTGTACCGTCTGCTAAAACCAAAGATTCACCTTGTAATTTTGTCCTCTTTCCTTTCTTctccctatttttttttctttttcggtgaCAGCCGGCGTTACTGGACTATTGTAGAGTACTACTGACTGTGCAGCGGCGATCTCTCCTTCTCTTTCCCTCCAATAAACAGCGTCACATGACGTCACCACAATTCATTAAAGCCCTGGTGAAATATGTACCTGCTGTCGTGACTCATTGCCCCTTCAAAGGTGTAAAAGGACGTCGTTGAGACTGATTTTCTTTTATACGCTGGAGAAACTACACTCGTCCCCAGTATAAAAAGGACAGCAGACTTCACCAATTCCTTCAGCTCTGCACTCATTCACTGCGACAGCGACATTCTCCGACAGTGACGAGGACCATCTTATTTCCGCTTGCCTATTTCTTATACGAATAACTTCGTTCACCCACTACGGGGAACTGACAAGAACACAGTGAGTATATAGGGCGGTTTGTGCAGAGGAAGGGTGCGGTCGTGTAACATCTTCCTAATTTAAGGTaagaatttgaaaaagaaaagatattTATGACAGTATCTTAAATGTTATACAATTGTGTCATAGTACGAGAGAGAATAGCGCGGATTAGATATCTAAGTTCTGACGAAACTTCCTTTTTGTATGACGTAGTAATGCATGCAGAGGAATTCGAACTACGCCATGGACATACTCACCCAGTCTATGTgaggtggatgatgatgatgatgaatgtataGATAGCTTTATGCAACGTTTTATTTTCAGCTTTTTGGCCAAAAGCTTAtaccaatttctttttttttttgggggggggggattgaagTGGTTCTATATTTTACTATTTAAATATTTAAACATACATATTGTCAGATAATAGTTACAAGGCTTGAGGCTTGCAGGGCGTGCAGTACACGACGAAGCACCTCCGCCAGATgtaacgtagtagtgacggtgaagaaccacAGTGGCACAACAGCCAGTAACGAAACTCTTTATTGGGCACacttgtgcccccccccccccccccccatccaaaAAAGAAAGGTTACAGACGTACTTAAATCTTCTTACCTGcattgaacgcgaaagcattctgGGCGTGTCAGCTAGCTATTTCGACGTCCACACTTTTCGGCGTCCATGACACGTGACATTGTCACATGGCGCCATCACTTGGTCATGCAACCTTGCAAGTTGAGGTTAttacttggtcacgtgactaCGTCACATGACGTGATCACTTCGTAGTGTGATCGGCGGACGctggattttccgcttcatggggcatataatgcatTCGCATTAAAAAACAAGTCACCACAAGTAACACTCTAGCCCAACAATTACGGTAAGCACAGCCGACGATCGCCGAAGTATGATCAACCGGCCAAGGGAGACAGCTATTTGTACGTGTCATAGATTCCAGCGCAATCGCTGGTGCTGGCGGGCGTTCTAGAGTGTATAACACCATTCGCGCAACGCATGCAGTTTGATTACACAAGGTCAGGGAAAACGTAGACAACAATTACAGTCGGCGACATCGCTCGAGAAAGTTACGATGCAGAAACGTGCGTTGTCCGTTGGGTGATAACTTCTAACATTTGTTAGCCTACGATCGAACAGCGGTCACcgggaaaaggcaaaaaaagtAAGCGCGTCAATATTTGGTTCAGATAATCTTGATGCAtgatgtttatttttatttgtttcctaTAAAGCAGTAGCATTTATTTGTTTTGATTCCTAATTCAGCAGGACAACGGCCAAGCGCCCACCTGCCTTGCGTAACTGCAGCGTGGAACTTGAGATGACCTTCAAATTTGAAGTTTCCTTAAATGGGCTGACAATCAATAATTATGGTACCCGTTTTTTCAGTGAAACGAATAGTTTACTGTTCTGAGTGTCCAATCACACAGTGGCAACAGGGAAAATGCCATGGAACATTGTTTATCAGTCTTCTCGGATCCGCATTGAGGATGTAGTCATGCTCCAGAAACATGCCCGAAATATTGGTATAGCGAACGCGATATAGCGATTATGCGCCGGCATTAGGGGCAGGCAGACAAGTGCGGCCGGACCTGAGAGAAAgcattattttatttacaaagcCGATGTTTCTGCGGTTCACGTTTTCTGAAGCGCTGAATTAATTTTACGACAATAGGTGTCGTCCGAATCTATATGCACAAACTGCAACACAAACTGATCTCGAAGCCTTTTCTTTAGCCAAGCCAGGCTAAGTGGTATACGATGCGCCAGTAGTGCCATTACTGCAGTGCTATAGCATCCATTCCCGGCACAATTATCTCACAGACCTCATGTACCTCGAAGAGACCACGGAACTCGAGGTATTGACTTGCAAACTCCAGCGCCTACAAGAGCCCTCATGTGCCCCGCGACATGCATTGAACGGCTCTTCTCGCCCCGTCGCTGCAACATCATcatcaaaaagttgtcgcagtttcacctgaaaggcgaagcatcaattgcgatagcaaatttgaagagagctatacggagtaattatagcaGCTTTCtcagctgtataaaattggacatgcagcagcaccggcaacgcgcagaactgttgtcgacgccgccggcgttttgcccgcgttcgctcaaaatgcgtgcggcgttggtgactgttgccggagcctctgatataaacaggcacttggtgccgcagctaaacgtcgcctcccttccctgcccctccccccctcccccacagcctttcgcgtgtcggaagaaggtacgcttactctacatatatggtgattgtagaggaggaaagagacgcctacttctgcagcccttaagggagcatagcgcagaacgcgcgtttgttctccgccgtgcgttcactccccgtgaaagcgcgcgtccctcgcgccctttcactcgcacatacagcgttcggcggcgcgcggcgttggcgctgagccgtgctccctcaagggctgcagaagatagcgccaacctttccctttccctcaagaaccacttatcatcatcgcgcggcgacgatttcatctccattgacgtcatacggaacctcacggcgacggcgacggcaacggcaacggcgacgccgacggcagaaatctgattttgagtgtccatataattgctatcgcaataaaacatttacTTCTCTCTATTAACAGGGTCTTTCGCTGCACTTCCTACAACTCGCAACACGCTCTGGCCGGTTGCGAGTCCCTTTAAACCAATTTCTAAATtaaactctttttttttgtatatcaATAATTTGCGCAAAGTGAGGAGAAGAATTCACGCTTTTCTAGCTCGATGAATCGTTTTGAAGGTGCCGGCTGAGGATTAATCAACTCCGCGGCCAGAATTTGTACTGCAACAAATGCGAGCGAAATAGTGCAGTGCTACGTATGCGAGATTTTAGCGATTTCATGTTCTCTGTGCATTTGCCGTGCTGCTATATATAGGACACTTGGCCAGCTGTGTATCCTGCGAGCTGCTTTGTTAGCAGCATGGCTTTGTCCCTTCGTCGTCGCTGTTGGCATTGATGCTGTCGATACTTTCGACGCTGTTTTATACCGACCACTTTACTCTCTGCGCATCCTCTACTGTGGGTATGTCTTATGTTTCAGGGTTGTAACAACGTCATTGCACTGTGCGCCTCAGTTGTGCCGCCAACGCTGTATTTCACGTGCATGACCGCAAATAATTGCACGCGAACACACCGACATCAAGTCCGGAGCAATTTCTATGCAATTCACATAATGTAATCCTCGCCCACTATACAGCGTTGCATTttctggcctccgaaatacacaCACAGACGCCACCACGATCAGTCTGCGCGCAACGCAATGCAATGGCACTAAGTGCCCAGCGCTGTTGCCTGATAGCTCAGTGATTATCATGCTCGTCTGTCAAATCTACATTGCTTTACTGGCATGGCTTCAAATACCGATTGTGTTGCAGTTTCATTTTAATGCCAGTAGCATTGAGAGCTTCTTCGACAACTTCAGGCCTTTTGAGACTATCTAGCCTCTTGCGCCagcccagtggtccaagttgtgcATGTGTTTGCTGTCACGATGTCATCTTAGTCGTTCAATCGTCATCATTTGCACTTCGTTAAATGACTCTCGTTATGCCGTCACCGTCATGCCTTCAACGCCTACCCAgcggcccaagttgtctaatagcttggacAACTACTTGCGTGTAAATACGTGCACGTGGTTATGACGCGGTAGTTGTCGTCGCATTAGCGTCACTCCAGCTTTGTCATCTTACTCTCGTTATCCCAtcatcatcacgccatcgtcgtcatacagtcacgTCATCACGCTCTAGTTTTACCACCGTCATCACTTCCGAAACGCCACCCAATTGTCATCAAATTCCGTCGTCATTATACCGCCTTCGTCGTTTTCCATCGACGTCACTCTTTCTCCGTCATTCTAACGCAATCATGCTGTCTTCACTCAATAGCGATTATGCTGGCGTTGTCATAACGTCATTGCCGCGCCATCGTCGTCAAACAGTCGCTTTCATGGCATCCATTGCCCCACCGTCGTCGTCATGAActcatcatcccattgtcctaATGCCGACGTCGTTATATCGTCATCGTCATTTCAACATCGCCACCTAATTGCTGTCGTGCCGATCGACATCCAACCGCCTTTCTCGTTCCTTTGGCATCATTGCTTCATCGTGCTTCCATCGACGTTCCggcgtcatttttgctgagtcatgttcatgactacgACGGCTACCATtttccttaagtgtttccttcacttagtacccacgtcagagcccatttgagtggtttttagtgttgttcttttttcgctgtgtcattgtcatttttgctgagttatgctcatgactatgacttctagcatcatcctttagtgtttccttcacttagtaaccacgtccgaacccatttcagtggtttttattgttaatgttttttcgctgaatcatacTCATTTTAGGCGGTTGTTTCGttacctgcatgacacgcatatcatgacattcatgtcatgacctatcatttatgttcttcttACACTAGCTCTTGCTcgctatgccaatttcgg
This region of Dermacentor silvarum isolate Dsil-2018 chromosome 5, BIME_Dsil_1.4, whole genome shotgun sequence genomic DNA includes:
- the LOC119454299 gene encoding uncharacterized protein LOC119454299; the encoded protein is MAAAATGRFLGASTAATLAHDALSSVTQTGGIDCAAQLRGHEGGATSRSLATCKYGGGVDATGTAAQASAHAVAMTTVDSYVHLGLNPAGGGQYGPCPGPWNAHRFADQFGQDRFRMGSCFGREDHPLDGSAGPMAAAAVDRSHPANSGAMSTNAGVVDHHHLYRNHNYGTAAAAAAAADFRRSAPAGFVDADGYCSTRGVLGVQNCPVFTHVVQTTAQDQGLFGTDGRTQMMDASSGACAYGTAQALAGHFLSPR